One genomic segment of Thermus thermamylovorans includes these proteins:
- a CDS encoding DUF1640 domain-containing protein, giving the protein MATLPSRVAGVENRMDLLRQELKGELQALRQEVKEEIQALRQEVREEIQALRLEVRGEIQALRQELKGDVHALRQEVMGEIQALRQKVKGDIHAALNRLMLYFTALAAALALLTLLR; this is encoded by the coding sequence ATGGCCACCCTCCCCTCCCGGGTGGCGGGGGTGGAAAACCGCATGGACCTCCTGCGGCAGGAGCTCAAGGGGGAGCTGCAGGCCCTGCGGCAGGAGGTCAAGGAGGAAATCCAAGCCCTGCGCCAGGAAGTCAGGGAGGAAATCCAAGCCCTGCGGCTGGAGGTCAGGGGGGAAATCCAGGCCCTGCGCCAGGAGCTCAAGGGGGATGTTCACGCGTTGCGCCAGGAGGTTATGGGAGAAATCCAGGCCCTGCGCCAGAAGGTCAAGGGGGACATCCACGCCGCCCTCAACCGGCTCATGCTCTACTTCACCGCCCTGGCCGCCGCCTTGGCCCTGCTCACCCTCCTGCGCTAG